From the genome of Xylocopilactobacillus apis:
CGGTATTAAATTGATGAAAATTATCTTTATTAGCTGGCGCATGAATTGTAATTAAATCTGCATTCTTAATTAAATCTTCAAAATCACGATATTCAACATTAAGAATACTTTCCTGTTCAGAATTTAAGCGACGTGGCTGCCAGTATTTAACATTCATTGAAAAATTTTGTGCTAAATTTGCAACAGCCTTGCCAATATGTCCTAATCCGACAATTCCAAGAGTTTTACCAGCAAGTTCATGACCAAGAAAGAACAAAGGCTGCCAACCTGAAAATCCATTATTTCGCATTAAAGTATCACCCTCGACAATTCGATGACTTATACTAAGCATTAAGGCAAGAGTTACTTCGGCAACAGAATTTGTGGAAACCAAGGGAGTATTAGTTACTAATATTCCTTTTTTTCTGGCATAAACTGTATCAATGTTATTAAATCCTGCTCCAAAATTAGCAATTAGTTTTAAGTCTTTAGCGTGATCAATTACGTTAGGGGACACCTTGGTAGAAAGAGAAGTAATTAAAAAATCAGTGTTTTCGACAGCTTGAATCAATTCTTTTTCGATAATTAATTTTCCATTTCCATCAAAAGTAGTAACTTCTAAATGATTTTCTTCTAATTTTTCTCTAGCTACTTTTGGGATTGGATCGGTAATATAAACTTTCATTATTATTGGTCCTTTCTTAAAATTTGTTAACCCAATTAACTGAATTAAGTATAGAATACCAGTAATAATAATTTTTGATAGATCAAGTTTTAATTTTGCGGAGGGACATATGGATTATATTGAAGTCGCACATAGTTATAAGCGTTATAAAATGGGTGATACAACGATAGTTGCGAATAATGATGTTACTTTTAACATTAAGCAGGGAGAATTGGCAATTATCTTGGGAGCTTCGGGTGCTGGAAAATCAACTCTGTTGAATATTTTAGGCGGCATGGATACCAACGATGAAGGGGACGTAGTTATTGATGGCAATAATATTGCAAAGTATGATGTACGGCAGTTAACAACTTATCGGCGTAATGACGTCGGATTTGTTTTCCAATTTTATAACTTAGTCGAGAATTTGACCGCAAAAGAGAATGTCGAATTAGCTTCTGAAATTGTTAGCGAAGCACTCGATGCCGAACAGACTTTAAAAGATGTTGGATTAGAAAAAAGAATTAATAATTTTCCGGCTCAGCTTTCTGGTGGAGAACAGCAGCGAGTAGCAATTGCGCGGGCAGTAGCCAAAAATCCGAAAATTTTATTATGTGATGAACCAACAGGAGCGCTTGATTTTGAAACTGGCAAACAAGTTTTACAAATTATTCAAGATATGAGCCGCAAAAAGGGAGCAACAGTAATAATAGTTACTCATAACGCAGCAATTGCACCGATTGGTGATCGGGTAATTCGGATGCGTGATGCAAAAATTGAGAAAATTGAAGAAAATAATAACCCTAAATCGATTCAAGATATAACTTGGTAGAGGTGAACGATGAAAAAGAAGGCTTTATGGAAAGATATCTGGAAATCTTTTAGTCATTCTAAAGGTCGTTTCTTTGCAATTGTTGGGTTAATGCTTTTAGGATCTTTTGCTTTAGTGGGGCTAAAAGTTACTGGTCCTGATATGCGAAGTACTGGCGAAAAATATTTTCATGATCTCAATAGCGCTGATATTTCAGTTATTGGTTCACTTGGAATTGACCGAAATGATCAAAAGAAGATAAATCAAATAGATGATCTGAGGCAGATTGAATATGGATATTTTAAAGATGCCACAATCAATAATACGCATAATAGTTTTCGCCTTTTTTCAAAACCAAAGAAAGTTTCAAAATATCAAGTAATTAAAGGGCGTTTACCTGAAAAGTCTGATGAAATTGCGATTGATGCTCATTACCAAAAAAAGTATCGATTGGGTCAAAAGGTAAAATTTAAAGAAAAATCTGACCCTGCAGGAAATAAAAATTTAAAACGGCACTCTTATAAGATCACGGGTTTTGTTTACTCGGGAGAAATAATCTCTTACGTTAATCGAGGTGAGTCAACTGCGGGAACAGGAGAACTAAAGGGTTACGCTGTTGTTTTGCCCCAAAACTTTCAAAGTGATTATTATATGATCGCCCGGCTCACTTTTAGAGATACTAAAGGGCTTAATCCCTATTCACATAAATATAATAAACGTGTTGAAGACCATAAAAAAGATTTAAACGATTTATTAAAGAGTCAGCCGCAAGAACGATTAGCGACAATTAAAGAATCTTCAGAGCATCAAATTTCTCAAGCAAGCGCAAAATTAAACGATGCTAAAAAAGAACTTCAGGATCAGGAGAATAAGTTAAAGCAAGCTGAACAAGAGATTAATGCTGTTCAAAATCAAATTAAAGCAGCCAAAAACTCGTCGCTTGCCCAAACTAACGCTGGTAAACAACAAATTGCATCTGCCAGCCAAGCTTTAGCTCCCAAATTATCAGCTTATCAAACTAAAAAGAAAGAATTTGATGAGAAAAAGCCGCAGGTGCTTGCTCAAATTCAAAAGGGAGAGTTTAAATTAAAGCGGGGACAAGCAACTTTAGATCATTTACCCACACCCGTTTATACAGATTATAATCGCCGTGATGCACCGGGCGGTTTAGGGTACGGCATCTACGGCAACATTGCTGACATTGTAGATTCATTGGCCAATGTTTTTCCAATTTTTCTTTATTTTGTGGCGGCATTGGTTACGATGGCAACGATGACCAGATTTGTCGATGAAGAACGAACTAAATCAGGGACGCTAAAAGCTCTTGGTTATCGTAACAACGATATTATTAAGAAATTTACGCTATACGGTTTTATTTCAGCTATTTTAGGATCAACCATTGGCATTATCATGGGGCACATTTTAATTCCTTTAATTGTTGACCATGCATACTCAGAAGGATTTACGGTTCCAAAAATTGAACTTAATTTTGATCCGGCGATTACTATCGTTGCGCTTTTATTGGCGGTTATCAGTGCAGTGGTGCCCACTTATATTGTTGCAGCTAGACAACTGCAGGAAAAACCCGCAAATCTACTTTTACCAAAACCTCCGGCAGCTGGTTCAAAAATTTTGTTAGAGCGTTTAACTTGGATTTGGGATCATCTTAAATTTTCAGCTAAAGTAACAGCACGAAATATTTTTCGTTACAAAAAAAGAATGTATATGACCATTTTTGGAGTTAGTGGAGCTGTTTGTATGCTTTTTGCAGGCTTGTCAGTTCAGCATTCGATTTCAGGTATCAATTCTCGGCAATTTAATGATTTAATTCAATATGATTTAATAGTTGCCAAAAACAATTATGTTTCACCTCAGCAGTCAAAAACGTTTGAACGAAAACTAAAACAAAACAATGTAAGTCAAAACTTAAATGTACATTATGAACAAATGACCAAAGTTGCTGGAAAAAATGGAGATCTTCAGACGATTACCATGATTTCTCCTGAATCGGTTAGCGATTTGCAAAATTTTATTACTTTAAATCAACGTCAAGGCCATAAGAAACTTTCTCTTTCCAGTAAAGGCGTTGTGATTTCAGAACGGTTAGCCAATTTACTGAACGTAAAAAAAGGTTCTAAAATTATTTTAAAAGACGCTGATGGTCATAATCGTAAAATGAAAATTGACGGGGTTACTGAGATGTACATGGGTCATTTCGTATTTATGAGTCCCAAGGTCTATCATCAAATTTTTAACCAAAAATTTAGTTCAAACGCTAATTTAATTACCCTTAAAGATCGATCGCTTGAAAATGTGCAGAATCAAGCAGCATCTTATATGAAATTAGGAGCTGTAGCAGGTGTTGTTCAAAATACTGCCCTCATGAATGAAGTTAGTGTCGTTGTAAAAGCACTAGATCAAATTATGGTAGTTCTGATTATAATTGCAGCGCTTTTAGCAGTAGTTATTATGTATAATTTAACCAACATTAATGTTACTGAGCGGATTCGAGAACTTTCGACGATTAAAGTTTTGGGATTTTACAATCAAGAGGTAACCATGTACATTTATCGCGAGACGATTTATTTATCTTTAATTGGCGTTCTAGTCGGTTACTTATTTGGAGAGTTTCTGCATCAATATATTATTGTGACAGTTCCCCCGGATGATGTGATGTTTAATCCAGCTTTAAATTACATTCCGTTTTTATATCCATTAGTTGTAGTTTCTGTGATAACGATTATTTTAGGCATTTTCGTCAATCGGAAATTAAGAAATGTGGATATGTTGGCAGCCTTAAAGTCGGTAGATTAATGAAATTTATAGTATCTAGCTTAATTTTAAGGCATAATAATTGAAAAGGAGAATTAATAAATGGCAAAATACAAGAATGTTGAAACACCAGCACTTTATCTTAATTTAAATCGTCACATTGGCGTGATTGATTATAGCAATAAATATATTTTAGATTCTTTTTCCTTGTTAAATAGTGAAGAATTTTTAGAAGTGGTTCGCTTATTTCTTGCAAGTCACGTTCATGATGATAGTCCAGAATTTGAAAATCTAACTGCCGAAAAATATGTGGAAGTTATAAAAGCAGTTGTGTTAGATCAAACTGATATTTTTGGTCAATATAAACCTGATAAAATTCTCCAAAGTATTGAAGATTTATATTCTTTTTATCGTTCATTCTTAAGAATTTCAGTTCTAAATCAGCATGATTCTGATGTCATTGCTCAAAATTTCATGATTATTGATAATCAATTTAATGACTTAATTATTCATTTTTATCGATCAGTTGAAGAAAAGCTGCAGGGATTTTCTAATAAAACTTATCGTCAGGTAAGTGCTGGATCTTCTGCCTGTGTCCTTACTCAATCTCACAATTGGCCGATTCCTTCAGGCTATGAATCTTTAAAATCCATTCGTTTTATTGATACTTTAATGTTACGTCCGCCGATGATGATGAAAACTCCAAGCAATAAACGGGAAGGCGTTTTTAGTGCAGTTCAAACAAACCCGATTCATAAATTTACTGCAACGAGTGAAGAGTGGTATTGTTTCCCAGCAAAAATTGGCGAAAGTCTTGCCTATATTTATTTTCATCGTGATTATTTTGTCAGCGGCATCTCACTTGCCAACTTATTTGAAGTTGCCAGTGCAAAAGATATTGAAGGAAATAAACCAGACTTAATTTTACTTTTTGGTCTCACAGAAACTGAAGGAGGGACATGTCATTACTATCACGATACCGAAAATGATATCTGGGTTGGTGAAGTACCTTATAATGATAAAACAACTTATTTTGGCTACATGAAAAAAATGTGTCTAACTCTTCATAATCTTAGAATGATTGATAAAGGTAAACTGCCAATTCACGGTTCAATGGTCAAAATTAAATTCACAAACGGCAAGACTAAAACAGTTGTCTTTTTCGGAGACTCAGGTGCTGGTAAATCAGAATCGATTGAGGCCTTACAGAATGTTGCAGATGAAAAGATAATTAGAATTGAAACAATATTTGACGATATGGGCAGTTTTGCCCTGGATGGCGATCAATTATATGCGCAAGGGACTGAAATTGGAGCTTTTGTCCGTTTGGACGATCTAAGTTCAGCTGTTGCATTTAACAATATGGATCGTGGAATCTATTTAAATCCGAACGAAAAAAATGCGCGGGTAATTATTCCCGCGGATTCTTATGAAAACGTGATTGCGCATCACGAAATTGATATGTTTGTTTATGCTAATAACTATGACGATCAAGTCGGGATTCATCGTTTTGATAATGAAGAAGCTGCCAAAGAAACCTTTATTTCTGGTAAACGAAAAGCTTTAGGAACTACCGATGAAAAAGGAATGAGCACCACATTTTTCGCCAATCCTTTTGGTCCTGTTCAAGAAGAGGCAAAAACCAGACCAGTTATTGATAAAGTATTTAAAAACTTGTTTGATCATCAAGTGTATGTAGGAGAAATTTATACTCATTTAGGTAATGATAAGTCACAAGAGAGTCTCCATAAATCTGCGAAAGAACTTTTAGATCTTCTCATGAATTCTTAGAAGTAAGAACGCTGTGTAATTAATGCACGGCGTTTTTTTAGATTCAATTTAAAATCGTTTCA
Proteins encoded in this window:
- a CDS encoding FtsX-like permease family protein → MKKKALWKDIWKSFSHSKGRFFAIVGLMLLGSFALVGLKVTGPDMRSTGEKYFHDLNSADISVIGSLGIDRNDQKKINQIDDLRQIEYGYFKDATINNTHNSFRLFSKPKKVSKYQVIKGRLPEKSDEIAIDAHYQKKYRLGQKVKFKEKSDPAGNKNLKRHSYKITGFVYSGEIISYVNRGESTAGTGELKGYAVVLPQNFQSDYYMIARLTFRDTKGLNPYSHKYNKRVEDHKKDLNDLLKSQPQERLATIKESSEHQISQASAKLNDAKKELQDQENKLKQAEQEINAVQNQIKAAKNSSLAQTNAGKQQIASASQALAPKLSAYQTKKKEFDEKKPQVLAQIQKGEFKLKRGQATLDHLPTPVYTDYNRRDAPGGLGYGIYGNIADIVDSLANVFPIFLYFVAALVTMATMTRFVDEERTKSGTLKALGYRNNDIIKKFTLYGFISAILGSTIGIIMGHILIPLIVDHAYSEGFTVPKIELNFDPAITIVALLLAVISAVVPTYIVAARQLQEKPANLLLPKPPAAGSKILLERLTWIWDHLKFSAKVTARNIFRYKKRMYMTIFGVSGAVCMLFAGLSVQHSISGINSRQFNDLIQYDLIVAKNNYVSPQQSKTFERKLKQNNVSQNLNVHYEQMTKVAGKNGDLQTITMISPESVSDLQNFITLNQRQGHKKLSLSSKGVVISERLANLLNVKKGSKIILKDADGHNRKMKIDGVTEMYMGHFVFMSPKVYHQIFNQKFSSNANLITLKDRSLENVQNQAASYMKLGAVAGVVQNTALMNEVSVVVKALDQIMVVLIIIAALLAVVIMYNLTNINVTERIRELSTIKVLGFYNQEVTMYIYRETIYLSLIGVLVGYLFGEFLHQYIIVTVPPDDVMFNPALNYIPFLYPLVVVSVITIILGIFVNRKLRNVDMLAALKSVD
- a CDS encoding NAD(P)-dependent oxidoreductase, translated to MMKVYITDPIPKVAREKLEENHLEVTTFDGNGKLIIEKELIQAVENTDFLITSLSTKVSPNVIDHAKDLKLIANFGAGFNNIDTVYARKKGILVTNTPLVSTNSVAEVTLALMLSISHRIVEGDTLMRNNGFSGWQPLFFLGHELAGKTLGIVGLGHIGKAVANLAQNFSMNVKYWQPRRLNSEQESILNVEYRDFEDLIKNADLITIHAPANKDNFHQFNTDIFNKMKESSFIINAARGPIIDEKALVSALKEKQIAGAALDVYENEPNVEPELKKMKNVILTPHIGNATVEARNAMAEIVVDNIMKVIRGEEVTTVN
- a CDS encoding ABC transporter ATP-binding protein — translated: MDYIEVAHSYKRYKMGDTTIVANNDVTFNIKQGELAIILGASGAGKSTLLNILGGMDTNDEGDVVIDGNNIAKYDVRQLTTYRRNDVGFVFQFYNLVENLTAKENVELASEIVSEALDAEQTLKDVGLEKRINNFPAQLSGGEQQRVAIARAVAKNPKILLCDEPTGALDFETGKQVLQIIQDMSRKKGATVIIVTHNAAIAPIGDRVIRMRDAKIEKIEENNNPKSIQDITW
- a CDS encoding phosphoenolpyruvate carboxykinase (ATP), translated to MAKYKNVETPALYLNLNRHIGVIDYSNKYILDSFSLLNSEEFLEVVRLFLASHVHDDSPEFENLTAEKYVEVIKAVVLDQTDIFGQYKPDKILQSIEDLYSFYRSFLRISVLNQHDSDVIAQNFMIIDNQFNDLIIHFYRSVEEKLQGFSNKTYRQVSAGSSACVLTQSHNWPIPSGYESLKSIRFIDTLMLRPPMMMKTPSNKREGVFSAVQTNPIHKFTATSEEWYCFPAKIGESLAYIYFHRDYFVSGISLANLFEVASAKDIEGNKPDLILLFGLTETEGGTCHYYHDTENDIWVGEVPYNDKTTYFGYMKKMCLTLHNLRMIDKGKLPIHGSMVKIKFTNGKTKTVVFFGDSGAGKSESIEALQNVADEKIIRIETIFDDMGSFALDGDQLYAQGTEIGAFVRLDDLSSAVAFNNMDRGIYLNPNEKNARVIIPADSYENVIAHHEIDMFVYANNYDDQVGIHRFDNEEAAKETFISGKRKALGTTDEKGMSTTFFANPFGPVQEEAKTRPVIDKVFKNLFDHQVYVGEIYTHLGNDKSQESLHKSAKELLDLLMNS